The following coding sequences lie in one Oncorhynchus nerka isolate Pitt River linkage group LG14, Oner_Uvic_2.0, whole genome shotgun sequence genomic window:
- the LOC115125601 gene encoding SET-binding protein-like isoform X1, with the protein MDQRAKGGPSLPPPSSLPLLPTAPPQQYPEKEVGGGTRKRIEKEGGGAVLEVLIEGCCGAAGQRQLPFPGRERSCTEGNVRLRIGVQTAKRTKKPPRTLEGYECKPTIRTYQRPRRGSQEGGGSGQGNRPQEEGDGEQNQGSDPSTTKTRKIHSSPRLRLHHHHHQPLQPPLPAQPTLRLRQPNSRSL; encoded by the exons ATGGACCAGAGAGCGAAGGGGGGCCCATCTCTACCTCCACCATCCTCACTGCCTCTCCTCCCCACAGCCCCACCACAGCAGTACCCAGAGAAAGAGGTAGGCGGTGGGacgaggaagaggatagagaaggaaGGAGGTGGTGCAGTACTGGAGGTGCTCATTGAGGGGTGCTGTGGTGCTGCAGGGCAGAGACAGCTCCCATTCCCAGGCAGAGAGAGGAGCTGCACTGAGGGCAATGTGAGGCTGAGGATCGGAGTCCAAACGGCCAAACGCACCAAGAAACCCCCCAGGACCCTGGAGGGCTACGAGTGTAAACCCACCATCAGGACGTACCAGAGGCCTAGGAGGGGGAgtcaggagggaggggggagtggGCAGGGGAACCGTCCTCAGGAGGAGGGGGACGGAGAGCAGAACCAGGGGTCAGACCCCAGCACCACCAAGACCAGGAAGATAcactcctctcctcgcctccgtcttcatcatcatcatcatcagccccTACAACCACCCCTCCCAGCCCAGCCAACCCTCAGACTGCGCCAGCCAAACAG CAGGTCCCTGTGA
- the LOC115125601 gene encoding SET-binding protein-like isoform X2 — MDQRAKGGPSLPPPSSLPLLPTAPPQQYPEKEVGGGTRKRIEKEGGGAVLEVLIEGCCGAAGQRQLPFPGRERSCTEGNVRLRIGVQTAKRTKKPPRTLEGYECKPTIRTYQRPRRGSQEGGGSGQGNRPQEEGDGEQNQGSDPSTTKTRKIHSSPRLRLHHHHHQPLQPPLPAQPTLRLRQPNRSL, encoded by the exons ATGGACCAGAGAGCGAAGGGGGGCCCATCTCTACCTCCACCATCCTCACTGCCTCTCCTCCCCACAGCCCCACCACAGCAGTACCCAGAGAAAGAGGTAGGCGGTGGGacgaggaagaggatagagaaggaaGGAGGTGGTGCAGTACTGGAGGTGCTCATTGAGGGGTGCTGTGGTGCTGCAGGGCAGAGACAGCTCCCATTCCCAGGCAGAGAGAGGAGCTGCACTGAGGGCAATGTGAGGCTGAGGATCGGAGTCCAAACGGCCAAACGCACCAAGAAACCCCCCAGGACCCTGGAGGGCTACGAGTGTAAACCCACCATCAGGACGTACCAGAGGCCTAGGAGGGGGAgtcaggagggaggggggagtggGCAGGGGAACCGTCCTCAGGAGGAGGGGGACGGAGAGCAGAACCAGGGGTCAGACCCCAGCACCACCAAGACCAGGAAGATAcactcctctcctcgcctccgtcttcatcatcatcatcatcagccccTACAACCACCCCTCCCAGCCCAGCCAACCCTCAGACTGCGCCAGCCAAACAG GTCCCTGTGA